In Salisediminibacterium beveridgei, one DNA window encodes the following:
- the hypB gene encoding hydrogenase nickel incorporation protein HypB codes for MKVKLNEDVLQDNNKAADFNRNLFEKYQVLVINMMSSPGAGKTTLLEETIRELSGRYRIGVIEGDLATERDAMRIREAGAKAVQINTNGGCHLDARMITKVLPEFDLEDVDILFIENVGNLVCPSGYDLGQHHKITVLSIPEGNDKITKYPFMFKRTEMVLLNKMDLLPYLPFSVEEARRDLNQINPDSELFEVSALTKEGITPWVNWIDSKAKTVLPVTL; via the coding sequence ATGAAAGTGAAGCTCAATGAAGATGTGCTGCAGGATAACAACAAAGCCGCTGATTTTAATCGCAACCTGTTCGAAAAATACCAGGTGTTGGTCATCAATATGATGAGTTCCCCTGGCGCTGGGAAAACAACCCTTTTAGAAGAGACCATCAGAGAGTTAAGCGGACGATACAGGATCGGTGTGATTGAAGGCGATCTGGCAACTGAAAGAGATGCTATGCGCATCAGGGAAGCGGGAGCCAAAGCGGTTCAGATCAATACAAATGGCGGATGCCATCTGGACGCCCGGATGATCACGAAAGTACTGCCGGAATTCGACCTTGAGGATGTTGATATTCTCTTCATTGAAAATGTCGGGAATCTTGTCTGTCCATCGGGCTATGATCTCGGTCAGCATCATAAGATTACGGTGTTAAGCATTCCGGAAGGGAACGATAAAATTACGAAATACCCTTTCATGTTCAAACGGACAGAAATGGTTTTGTTGAATAAGATGGACTTGTTGCCTTACCTGCCATTTTCAGTTGAAGAGGCCAGAAGAGATTTGAACCAGATCAATCCTGATTCTGAATTATTCGAAGTCTCTGCGTTAACAAAAGAGGGGATTACGCCATGGGTGAACTGGATCGATTCGAAAGCAAAAACCGTGTTGCCAGTGACGTTGTAA
- a CDS encoding hydrogenase maturation nickel metallochaperone HypA/HybF has protein sequence MHEVALMEDILAIVDRHKNGQGFDYVNEIELIVGDISNVMPEALFMAFDMLKASGEYPFLLEDAMLVMEQEAAEARCTVCKRNYKPDNRFAFCPDCEMPSGEIIKGEVFQIISYEGGRYDESEAQ, from the coding sequence ATGCATGAAGTAGCTCTTATGGAAGACATCCTTGCCATTGTTGACCGCCATAAGAACGGTCAGGGCTTTGATTATGTGAATGAAATTGAACTGATCGTTGGTGACATTTCCAATGTGATGCCAGAAGCCCTGTTCATGGCATTCGATATGCTGAAGGCCTCCGGAGAATATCCTTTTCTTCTTGAAGATGCCATGCTCGTTATGGAACAAGAAGCAGCTGAAGCGAGGTGTACGGTGTGTAAACGAAATTACAAGCCGGATAACCGTTTCGCATTCTGTCCTGACTGTGAGATGCCTTCTGGAGAGATTATTAAAGGAGAAGTCTTTCAAATTATCAGTTATGAAGGAGGAAGATATGATGAAAGTGAAGCTCAATGA
- a CDS encoding zinc finger domain-containing protein has translation MNRAGFLKELRSSLIQTSYEAAEPLIQEDVSNTKMQWLTMQGYEWWPVHGFVHQDRVYWIHEQAFLIKQTGEDWQAWALICPDCRSSLHYQSFSDEIKCFTCNFQWTADEARNHLDLRPVKFIRQQLHILYKKKR, from the coding sequence ATGAATCGAGCCGGCTTTCTCAAAGAACTTCGATCGAGTCTGATTCAAACCTCATATGAAGCGGCTGAACCACTGATTCAAGAAGATGTTTCAAATACCAAGATGCAATGGCTTACGATGCAAGGCTATGAGTGGTGGCCCGTTCATGGGTTCGTTCATCAAGATCGCGTGTATTGGATTCATGAACAGGCGTTTTTGATTAAACAAACCGGCGAAGATTGGCAGGCATGGGCATTAATCTGTCCTGATTGCCGGTCTTCACTACATTACCAAAGTTTCAGTGATGAGATTAAATGCTTCACATGTAACTTTCAATGGACAGCGGATGAAGCAAGGAATCACCTGGATCTTCGCCCGGTAAAATTCATTCGTCAACAACTTCACATTCTTTATAAAAAAAAGAGGTGA
- a CDS encoding HyaD/HybD family hydrogenase maturation endopeptidase, with the protein MSQSEKPIKVIGLGNFLYRDEGLGIHILPDMIRLFEEDADVEVIEGSTDGLRLLEPVEQAKGLLIIDAIADHQPPGSVIILEGDDLPDYFSLKMSMHQLGFQEVLQVAELKDCYPEKISIVGIQPESLVMGTELTESVQQSIPELMDVIRKKVTQWKREWHESSRLSQRTSIESDSNLI; encoded by the coding sequence ATGAGCCAAAGCGAAAAGCCAATTAAAGTCATCGGCCTTGGGAATTTTCTTTATCGTGATGAAGGACTGGGGATTCATATCTTGCCGGATATGATCCGCCTGTTTGAAGAGGACGCTGATGTTGAGGTGATTGAGGGGTCCACTGACGGACTCAGGCTCCTGGAGCCGGTCGAACAGGCGAAGGGGCTTCTGATTATTGATGCGATTGCAGATCACCAGCCACCAGGAAGCGTCATTATTCTTGAGGGTGATGATCTTCCTGATTATTTCTCTTTGAAAATGTCGATGCACCAGCTGGGCTTTCAGGAAGTGCTTCAAGTTGCTGAACTGAAAGACTGTTATCCTGAAAAGATTTCAATCGTCGGGATTCAACCCGAGTCACTGGTGATGGGAACGGAGCTGACAGAATCGGTTCAACAGTCTATTCCGGAATTAATGGATGTCATCCGTAAGAAAGTCACACAATGGAAGAGGGAATGGCATGAATCGAGCCGGCTTTCTCAAAGAACTTCGATCGAGTCTGATTCAAACCTCATATGA
- the cybH gene encoding Ni/Fe-hydrogenase, b-type cytochrome subunit: protein MGTGSTKKRVFVWERSLRIFHWVNALSITILLITGFYISSPFFGARIPEEAYYSFVMGWARYIHFFFGFVFIASLIFRFYLFLVGNQYAKSNPLKASFWTGVLETGKHYLFMKNNKKHYVGHNPLAELSYWIFMGLGGLIVIATGLFLLFEPQPGTLLGSSVAWMTNIFGNSANIRGLHFFSAVAILVFVMTHHYFVLRETWLERNKTLSSMFTGYKEMDDPGGSDDEPKRKAN from the coding sequence ATGGGAACCGGTTCGACTAAAAAACGTGTATTCGTCTGGGAACGTTCTTTAAGAATATTTCACTGGGTAAATGCTCTCTCCATTACCATTCTGTTGATAACGGGTTTTTATATCAGCTCTCCTTTCTTTGGCGCAAGGATTCCAGAAGAAGCCTATTATTCTTTTGTTATGGGATGGGCAAGGTATATACACTTCTTTTTTGGATTTGTGTTTATTGCCAGTCTGATCTTCCGATTCTATCTCTTTCTGGTGGGGAATCAATATGCCAAATCCAATCCGTTGAAGGCTTCATTCTGGACTGGGGTGTTAGAAACAGGGAAACATTATCTGTTTATGAAAAATAATAAAAAACACTATGTAGGACACAATCCCCTTGCAGAGTTGTCGTACTGGATCTTTATGGGCCTCGGTGGATTGATTGTGATTGCTACCGGTTTGTTTCTGCTGTTCGAACCACAGCCTGGAACGCTACTCGGGTCTTCGGTTGCCTGGATGACGAACATTTTCGGAAACAGTGCCAACATTCGCGGACTTCACTTCTTTTCGGCTGTAGCCATTCTCGTCTTTGTGATGACCCATCATTATTTTGTTCTCCGGGAAACCTGGCTGGAGCGAAATAAAACACTCTCAAGCATGTTTACCGGCTACAAGGAAATGGATGATCCGGGAGGTTCTGACGATGAGCCAAAGCGAAAAGCCAATTAA
- a CDS encoding nickel-dependent hydrogenase large subunit yields MSERIVVDPVTRIEGHLRIEADFENGYITEAYSSGTGVRGIEKIVVGRDPRDIWAFVQRICGVCTTVHALASIRSVEDALDITVPRNASLIREIMNETQFVHDHVVHFYHLHALDWVDVVNALEADPEETSQIAQSISDWPKSSPGYFQGVKDKVQKLVDSGQLGIFANGYWGHEAYKLPPEVNLLAVAHYLEALDWQKNIVQIHTILGGKNPHPHYVVGGMATPIDINSDNAINAERFSHMQKLINEAFDFVEQVYIPDLLAIGSYYKDWLYGAAKPNFLSFGDFSTGDVREVEKYRMPRGAIIDGQLEDIQEVDLRDPEHVREFTDHAWYDDAEREDGDGRHPWEGKTDLNYSGPKPPFDQLDTDARYSWVKAPRYKGHAMETGPLARLMVGYASGNEEIQQVVDEALEALGVPMDALYSALGRTVARGLETRLMVRWLRDDMNALIDNIKTGDQVTFNSSKWEPNSWPDNVQGVGWMEAPRGSLGHWIEIENGKAKNYQAVVPTTWLASPKDHTGQPGPYEEALKGVPVADPEQPIEILRVIHSFDPCLACAVHLTDKEKEGTTKIRII; encoded by the coding sequence GTGAGCGAGCGCATAGTAGTCGATCCGGTAACGCGCATTGAAGGTCATTTGAGGATTGAAGCTGATTTTGAAAACGGATACATTACAGAAGCTTACAGCAGTGGGACAGGTGTCAGAGGCATCGAAAAAATTGTTGTCGGCCGGGACCCCCGTGATATATGGGCTTTCGTTCAGCGAATCTGCGGCGTTTGCACGACGGTTCACGCGTTGGCGTCGATCCGGTCAGTAGAGGATGCACTTGATATTACAGTCCCCCGAAATGCTTCACTGATCCGGGAAATTATGAATGAAACGCAGTTTGTTCATGACCATGTTGTTCACTTCTATCATCTGCACGCCCTCGACTGGGTTGATGTAGTCAATGCATTGGAAGCAGACCCCGAAGAAACCAGCCAAATCGCTCAGTCCATATCAGATTGGCCAAAATCGTCCCCGGGCTATTTTCAAGGCGTGAAAGATAAAGTTCAAAAGCTGGTTGACAGCGGACAGTTAGGTATTTTCGCCAATGGCTACTGGGGTCACGAGGCGTATAAACTTCCACCTGAAGTGAATCTTCTTGCTGTTGCCCACTACCTTGAAGCGTTGGACTGGCAAAAGAACATCGTGCAGATTCATACCATCCTCGGTGGAAAAAATCCGCATCCTCACTATGTTGTTGGCGGCATGGCGACACCGATTGATATCAACTCCGACAACGCGATTAATGCCGAGCGTTTCAGTCACATGCAGAAATTAATCAATGAGGCCTTTGATTTCGTAGAACAAGTATATATCCCTGATTTATTAGCGATCGGTTCCTATTACAAAGACTGGCTGTATGGTGCAGCGAAACCAAATTTCCTCTCATTCGGTGATTTTTCCACCGGGGATGTCCGTGAAGTCGAGAAATACCGGATGCCAAGAGGAGCCATCATTGATGGCCAGCTCGAAGATATTCAGGAAGTCGATCTGAGAGATCCGGAACACGTCCGGGAATTTACCGATCACGCCTGGTATGACGATGCCGAACGGGAAGATGGAGACGGTCGCCACCCGTGGGAGGGGAAGACTGATTTGAACTACAGCGGTCCCAAACCACCATTTGACCAGTTGGATACGGATGCGCGTTATTCATGGGTGAAAGCCCCACGCTATAAAGGACATGCTATGGAAACAGGTCCCCTCGCCCGTCTGATGGTAGGCTATGCATCGGGGAATGAGGAGATTCAGCAGGTTGTGGATGAAGCCCTTGAAGCCCTTGGCGTACCGATGGACGCTCTTTACAGTGCACTTGGGCGAACCGTTGCAAGAGGGCTGGAGACAAGATTGATGGTCCGCTGGTTGCGTGATGACATGAATGCGTTGATTGACAATATAAAAACAGGTGATCAAGTGACATTTAATTCATCAAAATGGGAACCAAACAGCTGGCCCGATAATGTTCAAGGTGTCGGATGGATGGAAGCGCCGCGGGGATCTTTAGGTCACTGGATTGAAATTGAAAACGGCAAAGCTAAAAATTATCAGGCCGTTGTACCAACCACCTGGCTTGCTTCACCGAAGGATCATACCGGGCAACCGGGACCATACGAAGAAGCATTGAAGGGCGTTCCGGTTGCGGATCCTGAGCAGCCGATCGAAATTCTTCGCGTCATCCACTCTTTTGATCCGTGTTTGGCTTGCGCGGTTCATCTGACGGATAAAGAGAAGGAAGGAACGACAAAAATCCGGATTATTTAG
- a CDS encoding hydrogenase small subunit: MKSRTIHDHLFDKGVSRRDFMKMCTILAATVGLGYSDRGRVAHALETHERIPVIWLQLMDCTGCSESFIRTAHPAADHVLLDLISLEYSELLSAASGERVEDARKAVMENYPGEYILVVEGNVTEDEFLTVAGHSARETLLETAEGAMAIIAYGSCASWGGIAKASPNPTNAKAVHEVVENTPIIKVPGCPPIAEVMTGVIAHFLTFDELPELDNQGRPKAFYNLRVHDKCNRRAYFDSGLFVESFDDEGAKIGYCLYKVGCAGPTTYNSCAEMRWNGGVSYPIQSGNPCIGCSENHFWDNGPFFTRRVSIPGTQTTLNPETVGAAVVGVGTAGIAGHAAVTAIQKSRTKKSDQASDQGDNEEE; encoded by the coding sequence GTGAAATCAAGAACCATCCATGATCATTTGTTTGACAAAGGTGTCAGCCGCAGAGACTTTATGAAGATGTGTACGATACTTGCTGCAACTGTTGGACTTGGGTATTCAGATCGCGGACGTGTTGCGCATGCGCTGGAAACGCATGAACGGATTCCGGTTATCTGGCTGCAACTGATGGATTGTACCGGATGTTCGGAATCCTTCATCCGTACAGCGCATCCAGCAGCTGACCACGTCCTTCTCGATCTGATTTCCCTGGAGTACAGTGAACTGCTGTCAGCCGCATCCGGCGAACGCGTAGAAGACGCAAGAAAAGCAGTTATGGAAAACTATCCTGGTGAGTACATTCTTGTTGTCGAAGGAAATGTTACAGAAGATGAATTTTTGACGGTTGCCGGTCACTCCGCACGCGAAACACTCCTTGAAACAGCAGAAGGAGCAATGGCGATCATTGCCTATGGAAGCTGTGCTTCATGGGGAGGCATTGCCAAAGCTTCACCGAATCCGACAAATGCAAAAGCGGTTCACGAAGTCGTCGAAAACACTCCGATCATCAAAGTTCCGGGCTGTCCGCCGATCGCAGAAGTGATGACAGGCGTCATTGCCCACTTTCTCACATTTGATGAGCTGCCGGAACTGGATAATCAAGGACGTCCGAAAGCCTTTTACAATTTAAGAGTGCATGATAAATGCAATCGTCGGGCGTATTTCGATTCAGGATTGTTCGTTGAAAGTTTCGATGATGAAGGCGCCAAAATCGGCTATTGTCTCTATAAAGTGGGCTGTGCTGGTCCGACGACGTATAATTCCTGTGCGGAAATGCGCTGGAACGGCGGAGTCAGTTACCCGATTCAGTCAGGCAACCCTTGTATCGGCTGCAGTGAAAACCACTTCTGGGATAACGGCCCATTCTTCACGAGACGGGTAAGTATTCCAGGAACGCAAACGACATTGAATCCTGAAACGGTGGGAGCAGCAGTCGTTGGTGTGGGTACAGCAGGTATTGCCGGTCATGCTGCAGTGACTGCCATTCAAAAATCAAGAACAAAAAAGTCTGATCAAGCGTCTGACCAGGGCGACAATGAGGAGGAATAA
- the rlmD gene encoding 23S rRNA (uracil(1939)-C(5))-methyltransferase RlmD, translated as MSEEQGITMEIGQRFPLTIKRFGIDGEGIGYYKRQVVFVDGLIPEEEAVVEVTALREKHAQAKVVRIRKASKDRVEPPCPVYDECGGCQLQHVSYPGQLQAKKDQVIQAMERYTKIPMNKVEIFDTVGMEDPWHYRNKSQMQVGTNEEGEVIAGLYAKGSHELVDIDECLVQHPLTNEVNLAVKQIIRDLKLSIYDRERQKGLVRSVVVRTAFETDEWQLTLVISKKSFPKQDQFVRLVTERFPQVTSISLNINTEDTPLIFGEQSKLIHGSETIRETLGDIDYHLSPRSFFQLNPQQTKKLYEIVKEAGNFTGKEKVVDAYCGVGSIGLWLAGDIGELRGMDTVPQAVENANANAKAAGADSAVFETGTAEEVLLKWQTEGFVADTVIVDPPRSGLDQPLLETIAKVKPKQLLYVSCNPSTLAKNINDLMKNGYKVKSLQPVDMFPQTAQTEVVAVIELI; from the coding sequence ATGAGCGAAGAACAGGGAATTACCATGGAGATCGGACAGCGGTTCCCATTGACGATTAAACGATTTGGAATAGATGGGGAAGGCATTGGCTACTATAAACGGCAGGTTGTTTTTGTCGACGGTCTCATCCCGGAGGAAGAAGCTGTGGTAGAGGTGACTGCTCTTCGGGAAAAGCATGCGCAGGCGAAAGTGGTCCGGATCCGGAAAGCTTCAAAAGACCGTGTGGAGCCCCCTTGTCCTGTGTACGATGAATGCGGTGGCTGTCAGCTCCAGCATGTGAGCTATCCGGGACAGCTTCAGGCCAAAAAGGATCAGGTCATTCAGGCGATGGAACGCTACACAAAGATTCCGATGAACAAAGTCGAGATTTTCGATACGGTCGGTATGGAAGATCCATGGCACTACCGGAATAAAAGCCAGATGCAGGTTGGGACGAATGAGGAAGGCGAAGTAATCGCCGGATTGTATGCAAAGGGCAGTCATGAACTGGTTGATATTGATGAATGTCTCGTTCAGCATCCCCTGACGAATGAAGTTAATCTGGCAGTCAAGCAAATAATCCGGGATTTGAAACTTTCCATTTATGACCGGGAACGGCAAAAAGGATTGGTTCGCTCGGTTGTTGTACGTACTGCCTTTGAAACAGATGAATGGCAGCTGACCCTAGTCATTTCAAAAAAATCCTTCCCGAAACAAGATCAATTTGTTCGTCTTGTAACGGAACGTTTTCCTCAGGTAACATCCATTTCGTTAAACATCAACACCGAGGATACGCCGCTGATTTTCGGTGAACAGTCAAAGCTGATTCACGGATCGGAAACGATCCGCGAGACACTGGGAGACATCGACTATCATCTCTCACCGCGGTCGTTTTTCCAGTTGAATCCGCAGCAGACAAAGAAACTCTATGAAATAGTCAAAGAAGCGGGGAACTTCACTGGAAAAGAAAAAGTGGTGGATGCCTATTGCGGCGTCGGGAGCATCGGGCTTTGGCTGGCAGGCGACATCGGTGAGTTGAGAGGCATGGACACTGTGCCTCAAGCCGTGGAAAATGCCAATGCCAATGCAAAAGCCGCCGGGGCAGACTCTGCAGTATTTGAAACGGGCACCGCAGAGGAAGTGCTTCTCAAATGGCAAACTGAGGGGTTTGTAGCGGATACGGTGATTGTTGATCCACCGCGTTCGGGTCTGGATCAGCCTCTTCTTGAGACGATTGCCAAGGTAAAGCCAAAGCAGCTTCTTTACGTATCCTGCAATCCATCGACACTGGCAAAGAATATCAATGATCTGATGAAAAATGGGTACAAGGTGAAAAGCCTTCAACCTGTTGATATGTTCCCGCAGACGGCCCAGACAGAAGTCGTCGCGGTGATTGAGCTTATCTAG
- a CDS encoding histidine phosphatase family protein has translation MNEEQVIYFVRHGQSEANKHGIIQGHAEFPLSKLGQMQAKLAADWFVETKLNEIFSSDLSRARFTAEAIGHRQNNGRLHVHSEPLVREVGLGPLEGMTREQMADQFPEMKSEALLTSGIDGTETIEAITLRCEKLTEKLTDLPSGNIAVVSHGGFISIYLMYLIIGSGWHKANRPFVIGNTGITKVVFTNGTPKIHYTNNQQHLQTEGDLTSSTVVY, from the coding sequence ATGAATGAAGAGCAGGTTATTTATTTTGTCAGGCATGGACAATCTGAAGCAAATAAACACGGGATTATCCAGGGGCATGCGGAATTTCCGTTATCAAAATTGGGACAGATGCAGGCGAAACTCGCTGCAGACTGGTTTGTTGAAACAAAGCTGAACGAGATTTTCTCCAGTGATCTGTCAAGAGCACGCTTTACAGCAGAAGCGATTGGCCATCGGCAAAATAATGGCCGTTTACATGTTCATTCTGAGCCGCTGGTCAGGGAAGTGGGACTGGGTCCACTTGAAGGAATGACTCGTGAGCAGATGGCTGATCAATTTCCAGAGATGAAGTCTGAGGCACTGTTGACATCCGGTATCGATGGTACAGAGACCATCGAAGCGATTACGCTCCGGTGTGAAAAACTTACCGAGAAACTGACTGATTTACCTTCTGGGAATATTGCCGTCGTCTCCCACGGAGGATTCATCAGCATTTATTTGATGTATCTCATTATCGGATCAGGCTGGCACAAGGCAAACCGTCCTTTCGTGATCGGAAATACAGGGATTACAAAAGTGGTTTTCACGAACGGTACGCCGAAAATTCACTACACCAACAATCAGCAGCATCTGCAAACTGAAGGCGATTTGACGTCTTCGACGGTGGTGTACTGA
- a CDS encoding TQO small subunit DoxD, with amino-acid sequence MVEVKEGKMGKEIIVGENAVSRFLFVSTRSAAIWLILRLYLGWQWLTAGWGKIGAEGWTGPGAGGAIEGFIGGALASAEEGEVAGWYASFLENVVIANPVVFAYLVAWGEFFVGLGLIVGFLTGIAAFFGATMNFSFLLAGTLSTNPLMFFIAILLILSWKVSGWYGLDRWALPKFGTPWSKRSEGPPSDE; translated from the coding sequence ATGGTAGAAGTGAAAGAAGGGAAGATGGGGAAAGAAATTATCGTAGGTGAGAACGCTGTATCGCGTTTTCTGTTTGTCAGCACGCGTTCCGCTGCAATCTGGCTGATATTAAGGCTTTACCTAGGCTGGCAATGGCTCACAGCCGGTTGGGGGAAAATCGGTGCAGAAGGCTGGACAGGCCCAGGTGCAGGTGGTGCCATTGAAGGCTTCATTGGTGGCGCACTGGCCAGTGCAGAGGAGGGTGAAGTTGCCGGATGGTATGCTTCGTTTCTTGAGAACGTTGTCATTGCAAACCCCGTAGTTTTTGCTTATTTAGTCGCATGGGGTGAGTTCTTTGTAGGATTGGGTCTGATCGTTGGTTTCTTAACAGGTATTGCAGCATTTTTCGGTGCTACAATGAACTTCTCCTTCCTGTTGGCAGGTACACTCAGTACAAATCCACTCATGTTCTTCATTGCGATTTTGCTGATATTGTCCTGGAAGGTTTCAGGCTGGTACGGTCTTGACCGGTGGGCGCTTCCGAAATTCGGTACGCCATGGTCAAAAAGATCTGAAGGACCACCATCCGACGAATAA